The DNA sequence TATTTGACCACCTGACAAAACCTCAATCAGTCAGGACAATCTCAAAAAAACTTAATACAGATTTAAGGGCAACAGAGATATTGCTCGATGCACTTGCTGGCCTTGATCTCTTGAAGAAAAAGAAAGATAGGTATTTAAACTCTCCTATTGCATCTAAGTTTCTGGTTACTGGAAGCCCCTATTACCAGGGTGACATCATAAGACATGCTGATAACCTCTGGAAAAACTGGTCATGCCTTGATGAGGTGGTAAAGACAGGTAAGCCCAATCGTCAGGCTCATAACCAGGATGCCTTTATCAGGGGAATGCATAATCTTGCATCATTAAAGGCAAAGAAGGTAATCAATGCTATTGGCCTAAAGGGTGTAAAGACCGCCCTTGACCTCGGTGGCGGGCCTGGAACATATACAATGGAAATGGCAAAAAAGGGCATCTCAGTTACACTCTTTGATAGACCCGAGACCATAGAGATTGCAAGAAAAGTTGTAAATAACGCCCCCCGCCCCCCTCTTAAATTAAGAGGGGGAGAAGGGGGAGTTAAATTTATTCAGGGAGATTTCCTTTGTGATGACTTTGGAAAAGGTTATGACCTGATATTTATAAGCCAGGTACTCCATGCCTATTCAGAAGATGATAATATTCGTATCCTGAAAGAATCCAGAAGGGCATTGAATCCAGATGGCAGAATTGTAATTCAGGAATTTTATATCAATGATGACAGAACATATCCGCCCCAGAGCGCACTTTTTTCCATCAACATGCTTGTTAACACCGAGGCTGGAAGATGCTATTCGCCATCAGAGTTGAAGGGGTGGCTTTCTGAGGCAGGATTCAGGGATATAAAAGATAGGATGATAGATGATAGCGTGCTGGTCTTCGGGAGGAATAGTG is a window from the Nitrospirota bacterium genome containing:
- a CDS encoding methyltransferase domain-containing protein produces the protein MKDIFEQAKELRDIWGGFRASRVLLTANDYRVFDHLTKPQSVRTISKKLNTDLRATEILLDALAGLDLLKKKKDRYLNSPIASKFLVTGSPYYQGDIIRHADNLWKNWSCLDEVVKTGKPNRQAHNQDAFIRGMHNLASLKAKKVINAIGLKGVKTALDLGGGPGTYTMEMAKKGISVTLFDRPETIEIARKVVNNAPRPPLKLRGGEGGVKFIQGDFLCDDFGKGYDLIFISQVLHAYSEDDNIRILKESRRALNPDGRIVIQEFYINDDRTYPPQSALFSINMLVNTEAGRCYSPSELKGWLSEAGFRDIKDRMIDDSVLVFGRNSG